A genomic region of Zea mays cultivar B73 chromosome 6, Zm-B73-REFERENCE-NAM-5.0, whole genome shotgun sequence contains the following coding sequences:
- the LOC103629169 gene encoding uncharacterized protein: MLRAAARALTRSARGMETNPNPNPLEHPRRRVGAGTSSSGTLTRKPTAWWAPHSHGKKKGTPHSSFSTLSSLPAGPPRPHARGRRRRVAGADRQQLLQGRRRQDQHLSEARQDSGGQAERGTCGAPAPDILPAKGGDVAAPDCAAGARLPLAQPRQAAQWRTREPRWRRVPAGFPALLTALLHPRSLPPVDTTRRRPHVQCNALALPS, from the coding sequence ATGCTTCGTGCAGCAGCGCGTGCGTTGACGCGGTCGGCGCGTGGAATGGAAACCAACCCAAACCCAAACCCACTTGAGCACCCACGGCGGCGCGTAGGAGCAGGAACGAGCAGTAGTGGAACACTGACTCGGAAACCAACCGCGTGGTGGGCCCCCCACTCCCACGGGAAAAAAAAAGGAACTCCGCACTCATCCTTCAGTACCTTATCCTCACTGCCCGCGGGCCCTCCGCGGCCCCACGCGCGCGGGAGGCGGAGAAGGGTAGCAGGAGCCGACCGGCAGCAGCTACTGCAGGGCAGGCGCAGGCAGGACCAGCACCTCTCAGAGGCCAGGCAGGACTCAGGAGGCCAAGCAGAGCGCGGCACGTGTGGCGCCCCcgcgcccgatattttgccggccAAGGGCGGCGACGTGGCGGCCCCGGATTGCGCGGCCGGCGCGAGGTTGCCGCTGGCGCAGCCCCGGCAAGCCGCACAGTGGCGCACGCGTGAACCTCGTTGGCGTCGCGTCCCCGCGGGCTTTCCTGCTCTGCTCACCGCGCTGCTGCACCCCAGATCTCTTCCGCCCGTGGACACGACAAGGAGGCGCCCTCACGTGCAGTGCAACGCGCTCGCGCTTCCTTCCTAG